From the Amia ocellicauda isolate fAmiCal2 chromosome 12, fAmiCal2.hap1, whole genome shotgun sequence genome, the window ACGACGTGCGTGTGAGCATCGCGCTGTATTACTTTAATCAGTACGGAGGATCACTCCCGCTCAGGAGCTCAGTCTCTCAACCCCTCCGCCGGGTCACAGTGCTCATACTGGGCCGCCTGCGCAGGGATGCGGCCCGCGGCTGCCGGAGCCGGTTGCgggtttgtgtttgttgttttccatCCCGCCGCTCAATTGTCTGAACTGATCGGCACTTCAGAAGAGAAACCAGTGTATTTCACAGTGACGGCGCCGCACACAACTAATTGAGCAGCTCCACGTTATTGTCTGAATATTCATGGTTTAGGTCGGCTTCTTGTGCGCAGATTTTCGCTGTtatgcgcagaactgcagaatcctgcgctcccattggcggagctgcgcagagctgcgTGATGTcagtatgatgatgatgatgctgcTGTGATTCACTGTCAGCAATGGACGGGTTTTGCAGTTTGTTTAGCGTGATCTCCTGTATCAGATGGAGAAATGgccacacattcatatttaacactttAAAACTTCACAAAGTAGGTAAAAGAAAGCTGcaaattctcaaaaataaatgtacatttgtgCACTCATACTCACGGTATATTAACGCCACTGCATTATTTTAgacttaaaacataagtgccacacaatgtatattaatctaccagttttagttattttacaaaatgtaaaggcagtagatattaagtaaatatacacTGAAACAACGACGGTGCATTGATactgcctgactgactgagtgcAAACAAAACGCAACACAATATGAAGGGTcactaatgcagccaaatgagCAAACCTTGTGTACCGGCAGGCAATGACaatctgtgggactttgttttgggggtagattgtgattttattggggtttttaaatgtactttagcattataatcctcaaacttaatgcgtgatgaaatgtgatgCATGCGTTTTACTGCGCTGTAGCAATACTGCagcatttaatttatatattaactgtatgatgcacttattctttattcttcaatggtgtgacatgctttggcatgctcttccactatatacaattaagattgatttaatttgaatgagggatataaattctcattgtccaaaataaaaggATTGGTTGCtttgtatatacagtatgtacattgacaatctgtgagcaaaaatggaacctgcatatttataatatttttggGAAGGATATGTGCCTCTTCATTCAGCTCATACTCTGcagcagactggagctgcacttgctctccaACTAAAGGTGGGGGGAGGTTGGGATGGTTCCCTCTGTCCatagtttttagatttttctgtgttgcggtttgttttgttagtatgtttgcttaataacttaagtacaacaaataaataatgtacataAGAAATGCTGTTTAGCTctgtataaacttttatatccctaataattggcaccctttggcaattagcaaagtatacaaaccagactttgggcactccagcCAGAAAAGGTTTGCCATCCCTGGCCTTAACGCGTATTTGTCCCTGCAGTTTGTGTAAAATTGATCAACAGCGCCACCTAGGACACAGAGAGAGTAAAACACGAGTGATATCATGTTGCTGTGGAAGCTCACTTCCGCCCCTTTCTTGGGGGTCCACGCTGTCTGTATCTCTTTATTTCCACATGGTGTCTCGTTATTTCAAATTAACTGTAGTGTAATAAACCTTCATTTGTTGTATAGTGTACTTTGAGAGAGGATGTGATTTAGCTTTTGAAATGGCAATTTATTACTCATAAAGAGGAGATCTTACAACAACTTTACTGTATTAATTATGGCAAACATAAGAAGACCAATGCTTAGTGGTATAAGTGTATTATGGACCtttatttgttgtatttacAGACAGTTTGTAAATGCACAGTTGGTAAAAACAGGGGATCTCAAAACTATAGGTGTAAATGAGTTAATCAGTGAAGTTACCATCGGGTCCCAGTGTGCTGGATAGGGTCTGACACATCCActgcaaagaaaatgtaataaaatccaTACCACCTGCACTGATATTCAAGCGATTACTATAACAAATGACTATTGTGTGTCCTCTGCAGATCCACGCTCAGCTCCGGTCATgcaatgtgtgtgtatctacaGTTTACTCTGTATAGTTACAGCAGGAGTACACCCAGCTTCAAATGACAAGACCCGATCGTGTCAGTGCTCTCACACACGGAAATCCCCGGTGCTCCTCCTTTTGTTAGATAAAGGATCTGTTCACGTTCTTGTTAGCAGACTCTAAGTGCCAGCTTCTAATTAGtgctaattagttaattaacagGGTTTATCCAGAGTCTTTCACAATAGTATGCTGAATAAAACGAGATCAGAATAAGATAGTGTGAACCTAGAAAGAACAGTGacaaaaatctttttttttttctggggtgGCATAAACATGCTTCCTGATGTTGCTTAGTGCATTTGAAACTAAAAATGAGTTATTTTAGCTGCAGATATAAGTCTATATAtaaacacttttgtttttagtttgagTTCACCAATCTCCTTCTTTGCttagaaacaaatgtatttaaatcctGACTGCAGACATTGTAACTGATACTCCAGATAACCGTGACATTTGCACACAGTTTGTAACCCTGGCGCTCCCTTGTGTCCGTGCTGATGAATATCCCCTCCTTCTGTTGCCCAGGGCTGCAGAGATGACCGAATGCAAAGACATGGAGATTAAAGAGGCCTTTGAAAAGGCCCAGAGGGGTCACAACAACAAGGCTAAGCTGGTGGctgctttgaaaaacaaatacaacaagGTGATGCTTCCACATCGAGATCCCAGCTCCAGCTTGCTGAGTTTCCTTTTAATCCTGCTttcttgtttgattgtttgtgtACCTTACAGCCCTGTTTGTCTCTTCCCTGTACAATGAGTGCAACAATGTGTGCGTTGTCTTTTATGGTAAATTACCATTTCTGGAGAAAGCATGCTGCTGGACATTCACCGCAACACATTTTCTAATATACGTACATATACAAGGGTTGTATTGCATAGAAAAGTGACGCATTATGTTTGGTTTGACAGTGTAGAAGTATAATGAGGGGTCAGCACAGCCAGACTTCAATCCTGCTCTGCTTAAATATTTTTGGATCTGATTTCATACTTCATTCATAATTTTAATATCGCTATGAGAGCTGTTCTGTTCCCTTTATTCAAATGTCAGGAGTCTCTCCTCTTGACCCAACCTCTCAATTTACTGCTATCATTTCACCATTCAAGATTTACAGTCGAATTATATAATGTGGAGGTTTAGAGTTGAAAATGAATTCCTGCATTAGTCTGGTATTATCTGGTACAACAAAGGGCAAGTTTAGGAATATTCTTCAATTCACAAAAAGTCAAGTGTCATTTAATGATTGCTAAAGCAGATTTTTGTTGGTTGGCTTGTAATTATTTGTGTAatattgatatttttatttatttagcacaATCACCaggtttatattgtatatttaagcatatattcaagcaatgatttgttttataataactTAAAAGATTCTTCATCTGCACTGTTTTCCTTCAGCTGGAAGACAAAACCATTTTCCACGAGGAGTTTGTGCATTATCTGAAGTTCCCTATGATCGTTTATAAGAGGGAGCCAGCTGTTGAAAACGTCATCGACTTTGTGGCAAAATTTGCAACCAGTTTTGACGTTCCTGCAGACACCGATGAAAGTGTGGAGGACGAGGATGAGGATGACAACCCCTTCCTGAGCTACCTGTTTGGTTTTCTGCTGGAGGTACCCAACGCAGCATGCCCTCCAACGTCTCTCTCGTAATAAGCCGGCTGACTTGTGAACTCGGTGGCTGCCGGTGGGTTTTGTAATTTACCTCCCCCCTGTTCTTTCTCTCCTTTGCGCTCCAGTCCCACGACGCCAGCAGCCACGCCGTCCGCTTCCGCGTCTGCCAGCTCGTGAACAAGCTGCTGGCCAACATGGGCGAGAACGCGCAGATCGACGACGACCTGTTCGACCGCATCCACGACACCATGTTGTACAGGGTGAAGGACAAGTTCCCCAACGTGCGCATCCAGGCGGCCCTGGCCATGGCTCGGCTGCAGGAGCCGCACAACGACGAGTGTCGCACCATCAGCGGTAGGTGCTGCCGGGGCCGAGTACCGGGCgctctgtgtgttttattgcGGTCTGAGATACTAACTAAACGTGGTGACAGAACCCAGGCTCGCTGTGAGAAGTGTAGGCTGTTTATTTCTGTTAATTCCTTATTCGGCTGTCATTGAACTACGCTAAGCCTCTCCTTTTCGTTTTGTTCATCCTCAAATCAAAAACGAGGGAAGGAGACTTGAAGTTCCTCTTAGATTTGCCAAGTCTATAAAACCTCTATCATTGTATTaagcttttttaatgtttaaatgacAAATGATACACAACCTTTCATCTTTATAACACTAAACCGCTTTTCTAAATCCTATACGTGACATTTTTCTGATTCAAATTGATTAATAgtaggttttatttttcataaagcattatacaataaattagctctttactttattttaccCTAGTGATTATTCATTATTCTTGATCCCTTCAAAAGCCTACATGCTGATCCTCGGGAATGATTCGAACCCGGAGGTGAGGCGGGCCGTGCTGTCCTGCATCGCCCCCTGCGTGCGCACGCTGCCCGGAATCATCCAGCGCACCCGGGACGTGAAGGAGAGTGTCAGGAAGACGGCCTACCAGGTACCGAGCGCCCGGGGACCGGCCCACCGCGAGCGGGGCCTGCGAACCCGGAGAACGGACGCCGAGAAAAGCGCAGAGTCGCTGCCCTTCCTTATTTAGGGCGCTGCGGGCCTGTGCCGTCCCCTGGCATCGACTGGGGACTGTTGTTGCTTCTTAATTCTCAAGATATCGCTTCTGTGTGtctcattaatattaataacctGTGCTGTTTTAATAGCCCTGAGTCTGAACGTCTTGCTCTGCGCTGTGGGTTTCAGGTCCTGGCGGACAAGGTGCACATCAGAGCTCTGAGTATCGCACAGAGGGTGCACCTCCTGGAGCAGGGCCTGAACGACCGCTCAGGTACTGCGCTTCCTCCATGCTGTGTTGTGTAAAGTGTCAGTGGTTTTACTGTCCCTGGGGTGGAGCGCCCTGGGGCCTCCTGGTTGTGTTTTTATTCCCGCTGTTAACCCGCTGGACTGAGGCGGTCGGGCTCCGTTAGCTGCAGTGTCGGAGGTCTTGCAGGCCCGGGGTTGCAACCCCCATTCGGCTGCTGTGCCGCTGACCGTGCCGCGGGCGTGCTTTGTCGCTGCAGAGGCGGTGAGGGAGGTGGTGCAGAAGAAGCTGCTGCAGGCCTGGCTGAAGCTCACGCAGGGCAACGTGCTGGAGTTGCTGCACAGCCTGGACGTGGAGAACTGCCAGGAGGCGGCCGTGAAGGCCCTGAACGCCATGTTCTCCCTGTCCCCTCTGGAGGACCTCCTCAAGGACTGCGGCAACTTGGACGCCAGGTACGCGCCGTCCCCTCTGTCCCTGATCGGGGCGGGAGCCAGGAACACTCGTGGTTTAGATACACTCAGTGGAGATGCGTCAGCCTGCGCTCTCGTCTCACTCTGACCTCTCCGGTTGTGCTCATCTCCATACGTGGGGTTTTCCGTTTCtctgtctgttcgtttatcgcACTTCTCCCTCCCCACAGGAAGCTGATCCCTGTCGCGGGCCTGACCTGCGAGAACGCGCTGTACTGGAGGGCTCTCTGCGAGTTCGTCCGCTCCCAGGGAGACGAGGGCGAGGAGCTGCTGGAGAGACTCGTACCCGAGCCGGCCATCTTTGCAGAGTACCTCTACGGGTAGGTCGGCCTTTCCTCCACACCCTGAGAGGCAGCCGGGGGTCTGCGGGCAGTAACTGGACCGTGCGTGTGACCCACAGGTACCTGAAAAGCATCCCGGTGCTGCACGAGCAGGAGAAGATGGATTTCACGCAGGTGGAGAACGTCATGACCAAGGAGTTCATCGGCCAGCAGCTGGTCCTGCTGGTGGGCTGTCTGGACACGACGGAGGAGGGCGGCAGGTACAAGGGGCTCCTCTCCGTCGCCGTCTCCCCTCCGGGCAGGGGTGTCGGGGCGCAGCTTGTTCCCACTTCTGCTTCCCGTGACTCGTGTCTTCTCCCGCGTCAGGAAGCGTGTGCTGGCCGTGCTGCAGGAGACGCTGGCGCTGCCCAACATGCCCATGTCTCTGGTCTCGCTGCTGGTGGAGAGGCTGCTGTCCATCCTGAAGGATGACGACCACCGGGTGCAGCTGGTGAGTTGAACGGACTCCTTCAGTTTTCCAGGATGTCCCCCTGTCCTCCTGGATTTGTTTTCCTGCCACCCCACTACTGAAACTGTGCCGTTTCAAAAGCTGAGTCTTGGCACGTTGGAGAAAGCTCTGTTCATGATCTGCTGAGTGGAGATGTTTCACTATAAGCCTGAGAGACATTATTATGCcttggttccactggcttaagcgtccgtgtcgTGCCGTGCCGGACGCGTCCAAGAGCTTTTTGTAAAAGCAGGCCGTTGTCGGAAGTCCGTCCCATTGTGGGAGgcgcagagcgattgtgggtttggatatgtgctagtagatatgtattttaaatggcacagctTAACTTATACAGTGTACACAGTGGGATTGGGGTTGGGCAGTGTGTGGCTCTAATCCTTAATATAGAAACATCCCGGTGTCCCTGAACAGACGGGCTTCTCTTAAAGAAACCGAGAAATGCATGACATCTCTCCAAAAGGTGATGGTGGTGGGAGTAAATGTCAGGTTAGGAAACTGCTGACTCTCTTGGTTGGCTCTGACAGATCGCGGAGATCGTCTCTGACGTGCGAGAGCCCATCGTCGCGGTCGAGGCGCCAACCGATAAAAACGAGGCTAGAAAGCGCCAAATCAAGGTAAGGAAACGATTAAAAACAATCTAATAAGTGTTCTGAAGTGTCTTAAAGGCCATGTCTAGGGCATTCTGGGTAACTTACTGTGAATCGTGGTCTCAGTGGCTTCTTTAAGGGCTGTCTTGTCAACAGCTCGCCGAGATCAAAGTGAAGATGATTGAGGCCAAGCAGACACTGGAGGACTGTGTGGCGGCGCAGGACTTCTGCCGCGCCTCCGAGCTGAAGGACGAGATCCATGAGCTGGAGGCTCTCAGCAGGCAGTGGAGGAAGGAGGCGGAGGAGCCCGAGATTAAAGAAGTCCGCGTGGAGAAGGTAAGGCCCACGGAATCGCACTCCTCCGACTTCATCTCACCTCGGGTGGTGCGGGCTTTCCTCGTGCACCCTGCGGGAGGGAATGATCACTCGGGTTTGACTCGGGGACTCGTGTGGGAGGGTCTTGTTCCCGTCGAGAAGGTGTGCTGGGTGCGCCGTGTCCATGCCGCTCGTTTAAATTTCTGCAGAGCGACCCCGAGACCCTGCTGAAGTGTCTGACCATGTGCGCTGAGCTGCTGAAGAAGATGGCGATGGACAAGCGCCTGGGCCAGACGGTCAACAGCCTCCTGGAGTCCCTGGTATGTGTCTCGCATTCGGGAAacgatggtgtgtgtgtgtgtgtgtgtgtgtgtgtatatatataaaatgaaaaaagcttTTGCCACTCGAAGAATCCACGACGAGAGATCCAATGCTACTACAGTTTCAATTGCTTGGGAACTTTTTTATTTAGGAAACTTTGCTAAAGGGGTTAATCTATtttatgtctgtctctctccccctctgtgcgtctccctctctctctctgtgtgtctctctctctctagatcCTGCCCAGTCTTGCCAACGCCCACCCCGCTGTGAGGAACATGGCTGTGGTGTGTCTGGGCACCTGTGCTCTCCACAGCCGGGACATCGCCAACACgcacctgctgctgctgttacagGTAGCGCCGCCTCTCCGCAGATTCTGCGTTCTACGGACTAAACTCCCTTCCGGTGACCTACGCTGCGTGTTTTAAACTGACGCGCTATGATTTTCAGACACGGGTGGTTTTATTCTTTCTTACGAGTGGCCTCCCGGTCTGGGGGGCGTGGTGCGGCGAGCGCGTCTGACGCGTGCGCTCGGGTCTCTTTGTCGCAGATCGCCCAGCTGGACGAGCCCAAGATCAGGGTGAGCGCCCTGAAGGCCGTGATCGACCAGCTGCTGCTCAATG encodes:
- the ncapg gene encoding condensin complex subunit 3 isoform X1; its protein translation is MRPAAAGAGCGAAEMTECKDMEIKEAFEKAQRGHNNKAKLVAALKNKYNKLEDKTIFHEEFVHYLKFPMIVYKREPAVENVIDFVAKFATSFDVPADTDESVEDEDEDDNPFLSYLFGFLLESHDASSHAVRFRVCQLVNKLLANMGENAQIDDDLFDRIHDTMLYRVKDKFPNVRIQAALAMARLQEPHNDECRTISAYMLILGNDSNPEVRRAVLSCIAPCVRTLPGIIQRTRDVKESVRKTAYQVLADKVHIRALSIAQRVHLLEQGLNDRSEAVREVVQKKLLQAWLKLTQGNVLELLHSLDVENCQEAAVKALNAMFSLSPLEDLLKDCGNLDARKLIPVAGLTCENALYWRALCEFVRSQGDEGEELLERLVPEPAIFAEYLYGYLKSIPVLHEQEKMDFTQVENVMTKEFIGQQLVLLVGCLDTTEEGGRKRVLAVLQETLALPNMPMSLVSLLVERLLSILKDDDHRVQLIAEIVSDVREPIVAVEAPTDKNEARKRQIKLAEIKVKMIEAKQTLEDCVAAQDFCRASELKDEIHELEALSRQWRKEAEEPEIKEVRVEKSDPETLLKCLTMCAELLKKMAMDKRLGQTVNSLLESLILPSLANAHPAVRNMAVVCLGTCALHSRDIANTHLLLLLQIAQLDEPKIRVSALKAVIDQLLLNGMDAAQGSPATTAGDDGAAAEPQSGEENTHGILALLSGFLDSEIPELRTETAEGLAKLMFCGRLTSSKLLSRLLLMWYNPVTEDDTRLRHCLGVFFPLYAYASRSNQECFEESFLPTLQILFNAPATSPLAEVDTLNVAELFVDLTRPSGLAQGDRRAELQVLTVHDSLALRLCNEMLKDPTAPEVRLYAKCLTLLELDGSAASEDLLLLLGEVLREVKDRVCLRAIEKVVGQLRGEEREKAALNGTQSQDATMAVDRTAVENGEELQTDGKQLNKTGAKRGRKAASTAARTTRSRAAKAVEAAVESDGEEKVVVTRPSRRAKTAALEKTKMDLTALLNLEATGS
- the ncapg gene encoding condensin complex subunit 3 isoform X2, whose translation is MTECKDMEIKEAFEKAQRGHNNKAKLVAALKNKYNKLEDKTIFHEEFVHYLKFPMIVYKREPAVENVIDFVAKFATSFDVPADTDESVEDEDEDDNPFLSYLFGFLLESHDASSHAVRFRVCQLVNKLLANMGENAQIDDDLFDRIHDTMLYRVKDKFPNVRIQAALAMARLQEPHNDECRTISAYMLILGNDSNPEVRRAVLSCIAPCVRTLPGIIQRTRDVKESVRKTAYQVLADKVHIRALSIAQRVHLLEQGLNDRSEAVREVVQKKLLQAWLKLTQGNVLELLHSLDVENCQEAAVKALNAMFSLSPLEDLLKDCGNLDARKLIPVAGLTCENALYWRALCEFVRSQGDEGEELLERLVPEPAIFAEYLYGYLKSIPVLHEQEKMDFTQVENVMTKEFIGQQLVLLVGCLDTTEEGGRKRVLAVLQETLALPNMPMSLVSLLVERLLSILKDDDHRVQLIAEIVSDVREPIVAVEAPTDKNEARKRQIKLAEIKVKMIEAKQTLEDCVAAQDFCRASELKDEIHELEALSRQWRKEAEEPEIKEVRVEKSDPETLLKCLTMCAELLKKMAMDKRLGQTVNSLLESLILPSLANAHPAVRNMAVVCLGTCALHSRDIANTHLLLLLQIAQLDEPKIRVSALKAVIDQLLLNGMDAAQGSPATTAGDDGAAAEPQSGEENTHGILALLSGFLDSEIPELRTETAEGLAKLMFCGRLTSSKLLSRLLLMWYNPVTEDDTRLRHCLGVFFPLYAYASRSNQECFEESFLPTLQILFNAPATSPLAEVDTLNVAELFVDLTRPSGLAQGDRRAELQVLTVHDSLALRLCNEMLKDPTAPEVRLYAKCLTLLELDGSAASEDLLLLLGEVLREVKDRVCLRAIEKVVGQLRGEEREKAALNGTQSQDATMAVDRTAVENGEELQTDGKQLNKTGAKRGRKAASTAARTTRSRAAKAVEAAVESDGEEKVVVTRPSRRAKTAALEKTKMDLTALLNLEATGS